The following proteins come from a genomic window of Phacochoerus africanus isolate WHEZ1 chromosome 9, ROS_Pafr_v1, whole genome shotgun sequence:
- the FOXA1 gene encoding hepatocyte nuclear factor 3-alpha, which produces MLGTVKMEGHESSDWNSYYADTQEAYSSVPVSNMNSGLSTMNSMNTYMTMNTMTTSGNMTPASFNMSYANPGLGAGLSPGAVAGMPGGSAGAMNSMTAGVTAMGTTLSPGGMGAMGAQPAASMNGLGPYAAAMNPCMSPMAYAPSNLGRSRAGGGGDTKTFKRSYPHAKPPYSYISLITMAIQQAPSKMLTLSEIYQWIMDLFPYYRQNQQRWQNSIRHSLSFNDCFVKVARSPDKPGKGSYWTLHPDSGNMFENGCYLRRQKRFKCEKQPGTGGGSGSGGGAKGGPESRKDPSSAANPSADSPLHRGVHGKAGQLEGAPASGPAASPQTLDHSGAATTGGASELKTPASSAAPPISSGPGALVSVPPSHPAHGLAPHESQLHLKGDPHYSFNHPFSINNLMSSSEQQHKLDFKAYEQALQYSPYGTPLPASLPLGSASVATRSPIEPSALEPAYYQGVYSRPVLNTS; this is translated from the exons ATGTTAGGGACTGTGAAGATGGAAGGGCATGAGAGCAGCGACTGGAACAGCTACTACGCGGACACACAGGAG GCCTACTCCTCGGTCCCCGTTAGCAACATGAACTCGGGTCTGAGCACCATGAATTCCATGAACACCTACATGACCATGAATACCATGACCACGAGCGGCAACATGACCCCGGCTTCATTCAACATGTCCTACGCAAACCCGGGTCTAGGTGCCGGCCTGAGCCCTGGAGCGGTGGCTGGCATGCCGGGCGGCTCTGCGGGAGCCATGAATAGCATGACGGCGGGCGTGACTGCCATGGGGACGACGCTGAGCCCGGGCGGCATGGGAGCCATGGGCGCACAACCGGCGGCCTCCATGAACGGCCTGGGCCCCTACGCTGCCGCTATGAACCCATGCATGAGCCCCATGGCGTACGCGCCGTCCAACCTGGGCCGTAGCCGGGCTGGTGGTGGCGGTGACACCAAGACGTTCAAGCGCAGCTACCCTCACGCCAAGCCACCCTACTCGTACATTTCGCTAATCACCATGGCCATTCAGCAGGCGCCCAGCAAGATGCTCACACTGAGCGAGATCTACCAGTGGATCATGGACCTCTTCCCCTATTACCGGCAGAACCAGCAGCGCTGGCAGAACTCCATCCGCCACTCGCTCTCCTTCAACGACTGCTTCGTCAAAGTGGCCCGCTCCCCGGACAAGCCCGGCAAGGGCTCTTACTGGACGCTGCACCCGGACTCGGGCAACATGTTCGAGAACGGCTGTTACCTGCGCCGCCAGAAGCGCTTCAAGTGCGAGAAGCAGCCAGGGACCGGGGGCGGGAGCGGGAGTGGCGGCGGCGCCAAGGGCGGCCCTGAGAGCCGCAAGGACCCCTCGAGCGCTGCCAACCCCAGTGCTGACTCGCCCCTTCATCGGGGCGTGCACGGTAAGGCTGGCCAGCTAGAGGGCGCGCCGGCCTCCGGGCCCGCCGCCAGCCCCCAGACTCTGGACCACAGCGGGGCGGCGACGACAGGGGGCGCCTCAGAGTTGAAGACTCCAGCCTCCTCGGCTGCACCTCCGATCAGCTCCGGGCCTGGGGCACTGGTGTctgtgcccccctcccacccGGCGCATGGCCTGGCACCCCACGAGTCCCAGCTGCACCTGAAAGGGGACCCTCACTACTCCTTCAACCATCCCTTCTCCATTAACAACCTCATGTCCTCCTCTGAGCAGCAACACAAGCTGGACTTCAAGGCATATGAGCAGGCACTACAGTACTCGCCATATGGCACCCCATTGCCCGCCAGTCTGCCCCTAGGCAGCGCCTCGGTGGCCACCAGGAGCCCCATTGAGCCCTCAGCCCTGGAGCCGGCCTACTACCAAGGTGTGTATTCCAGACCCGTTCTAAACACTTCTTAG